In Lolium rigidum isolate FL_2022 chromosome 7, APGP_CSIRO_Lrig_0.1, whole genome shotgun sequence, the DNA window tgccccgtTAGAACGAGGGATCGGAGGTCGTCGTTAAGTcgtacatgtgaccgagtacagaAGTGCTACCCTTTGTAGCTCTTGTATTCTTCACGATCTTGAGATCGGCAAGTGatcctctacatcaaccacgagaaccGTTCTTGTTAACGCATTGTGTCTTCAAGGGTAAGTTGATCTTAACCACGGTTTATCTGTTGTTAGCATCTCCTAGATATGATCTTGGTGCGTTTATAGTTGCAACCGTAGGATTTTTTCTTTTGTATGCACCGAACCCATCACCACCCCCTCCGGCGTGATCATTGtcaacatcttcatcaacactacaTCAACATCCACCATCACCCTATTGTAATATCTTGCCAAACTTGATGTGTGATGCCATCTATtatttcccatgatctattgtgtCTGTATGTcaatgtttgagtagtgacttgtttatGACAATTGTGAAATAGTTTGTTTTTAGTTCCATACAAGTATATGTTGTCTTCTCTGATGATCTTATGTATTGATGTAtgaatgcacacatatgttggaggATGCGTAAGATTGTCACCGTTGCATGACGATAGGAGGAGGGATAGCCGGAGCTTGATAGAAACCGTGTCACAAGTCTTAAATAGGCATTGCTACTATCATTGCAATATATTTATTTTACAATATAAGTTCAGAAAGCATCCCTTATGGAGGTAATAACAAACGGCAAGCTGGAGGAAATATCAAGTGATATCCTTCGCTCAAGCATGGAGTCGCGCATGATATCATTTATAGTCTCATTTTCATCTCATTGGGTAGCAGTATTGCTTGAATCGACACCATTTCTAATAAAAAATGCTATATTTTGATGTTACATAGGGTTTAGTTTATTCTTTATATATATTTCTGGCTCCTTAGTTGGTACCTAGAATTTCCTGATAGTTAAACAATAAATGCACATTGCGAAGTGACAATGAAATTAAGTTTGTTTAGGAGTGAAAACAATTTAACAAGATGCCTGTAATGTAGACTTGAGGTATCTATACTTGAGATGCATATGAACATCTATGTTTTCTTATTTACTTTCTTGGACATGTGATTTCGACAAAAACATCTATTCTGATCAATTTGTGTTTATAGAAATATTTGGTGATCTTATCTTTTAAAATTCGAAGACATGATTCCCACAAATGCTGCAACATAACTGAATGTTCGAACTGTCAGAGCAGTATGCAATTACCGAATCAATGGAGGGTGCTTTGTTTGGTCATGCAGTCAGAACAAGGGAATGTTGAGCCTTCTCGAACAGTGACATGATCATCCATGTTTCATTTATAGTCTTTTCCACAGATTTTTCTTAGTTCTGTTCACAGGTTGTAGGGGACTAAGTTGTAGTGCTCTGTTCTATTGGTACTTCAATAAGGATCTTCCACAGATCAACAAGTTGCTTACAATCGTATTTGATGCATATGAACCCATGGGCTTAGATTTGTCTCCTTGCATCTATGTTTCCTGTAACTGGGCCTGATTGTTGATACTTCCGTCTACAGAACATGCTCCGTGTTGTCCAGAGTATTTCACTCCTAAGAAAATATGTTGCTCAGGTAAGTGTCCAGGTTCGACCAAAGACTGTTTTAAACTGGTTGACTTGGAAATCTGGGAGCACAAGTTGTGTGTCCATATAGTCTATATATTGTTGAGAGTGGATTcggtgatcagggggatacgtaAGCACCCAGTTATCACCGTTGGATCTGGTCCACCACCGTTAGATTATGCCACTCACTAACGGCCACTACACGGAAGCTCACCCCAAAATGCATGCAAGCGTGGAACCGGTTCCCGTGAGAGAATAGAAAATGGCATATATTGTATATCTTGTcactttgtctggtattgctAGAACTGTTTCAACTCTCCACCAGCGTGGCCTAATTAAATAATACCACATCAGAAATAACAACACGGGGAACatgatgttattattaataacgcATATACTGCTGTTAATAATCCAAAACTCAACAAACACTACACTATCAACAACGAGATTGTAACATACACACTATCTTGGTTGTAAACAATGACTCCATCCAGGTTTCGCAGTTTATACTTCTTGTCTTGCGGTCCTAAGAGAATTTCCATGTCGCCCAGATTTTCTTCTCTGTCGCCACCGTTCCTTAATATCGCCACTCTCTTCTGTTAGGAGGTCATTACTAATTAATATCACTTCAGTATAGTGCTTGTTATCAACGTTGCTTGTCAATTATGAAAAAGAGAACATCAGTACATACCTTGATATTTCTAAACACCCTTTTGTTCTCCGGATCAATTATAATGTTGTAAACTACATCCGGTGGTAACCCTGCCTCAAATCTCAAATTAAGGTTGCAAAGAGAGCCTTGTGGTACAGTGACCTGTAATTGTGAAGATTTGCTACTGTCAGTTCAGGGTATATCAAAATATTTCAACAATCTAGAAATAATTATGACCTACTGGCACATCAAACTGAGAGATGTTCCAGTAAGAAGGAAGATTTCAGCTTCCGATGTCCCAACACGATTTATCTTTTCATAATACAAGACCATCCATTAACCTACAAGCTTCATCCAATCGAGGCATGTAATCCTTCGAGTACAACTTATTTACCTTGATTTCTGGAGGATGATCAGTCCAACTAGGGTCATTTCTCCAAGCCTGGAGCTGCTTCTCCAATCTAACATCTGCAGAAGCAGCACTACATAATCCCCTAACATTCTCTGACGACATTTGAGCCTTGACATCACCACCGCCGCCCGTCTTCAAGAAACGCCCCAAATGCAGCTATTACAAGACCCAAACAGGCAAAAGTTACTTACATCTGCGTGAATAATGTCGATCGCGCgagaagaggaaattattttcctggtCAAGAAGCAACCAACCTTGAGAGAGTTCTGAATCTTATCCGGGATCTGCATGAGGCTGTGGACAAGTTTCTGCAGCCAGCCATCCGTCCGGAGCCATCCGTTCGGAGGCTCACCCCCGGGTGCCTCCTCTCTGTTCTTCCTCGTGGGCGATTCGGGGATGGATGCAACGGTCCCTGTGCTCCCCATCGGCGGGGGACGCCGATAGTGCCCCTGTGCGCCCCACCGGCGACCACCAATATCACCAAGGCCGGGTCGCGAAGCGGCGGCGCCTCCCAGGCGAATCGAGGGACGGGCCGCCTCCAAAACGCGATTGCCCCCTCCCGCTGCCGTGCCTCCTCTCCGTTCTTCGTCGCGGGCGAGCCGGGGACGGATGAGATGGCCCCGTGCTCCCACGGCCAGGGGCCAGGGGCCATGGCTCGACACGGCCAGGGGCCACGGCTCCCTCCTCCGCCGACGCGGGCGAGCCGGAGGGCGCGCAGGGCGTTGCCGGCAAGGGTGGCCTGCGGGAGCTGGCAGAGGACACGACAGGCAGGCGCGTGGGGCGCTGTCGGCTAGGGCGGCGTGCGGAGCCGGTAGAGGGCGCAGCAGGCGAGCGCGGTATGGAGGAGCTGAAGGTCGGGGGGAGCAACACTGAGGATAggtcagcgccggcggcggcgttttTGGCCAGGGCCGGTGGCGCTATGATTTTTGGTCGGGCAGGGGAATAGAGGCGCTCATCAGGATAAGAAGAAGATGGGGCTCGCTGTGGAGGAGCCGCTGTCTGCTGTGAGGCTCGATTTGGGGCAGCGCGACAACAACAAAATTGTTAACGGATGAATGGATGGCGTTACACACGTGTTGATCAgctagggggtgctcacgtatcccctgaTCATCGGGCTTCATTCGATATATTGTTTGTGATCGTCTTCCTTAAAATCGGTATTTCATTGCAGAAAACTAAGTTCTTCTATACTGTTGTGATCGGTTGGTAAAGTCAGGGAGCGTGCGCCAAGATCGGGGAGCATGTGCGAAAGTAGGGGCGCACACACGCCAAGATTAGACGGCTCATAGTGGGGGTAACATATCTGTaacatcacatatctcaagaCATTTTGGTAACATGGCTGACAAAGTTCGTGGCGTGGAACGTACCTTGGCCTCGGTACAGTTACGTGTTAATATAGACGTACAGTTGTACAAGGTTTGTATCTGTTCACATGTTATACGGTATACTGGAAAGGGTATAAAGAAAACCTGTATACATATATCTAACAACCTCCCTTAATCTAAACCAGTTGATAGGTTGAGATTACGCTTGAATTCAGCAAGTTTCTTGACTGGAAGTGCCTTAGTGAAACCATCTGCCACTTGATCATTTGTAGAAATAAACTGGATGGCTAACTGATTGTTTGCAACTCTTTCTCTGACAAAATGAAATCAATTTCAATATGTTTGGTACGAGCATGAAATACTGGATTCTGAGATAATATGTGGCTCCTATGTTGTCACACCAAATGCGTGGTTTTTGTTTCAGTTTTACTCCAATTTCAGCAAGAAGAGCCTCAACCCAAATCATCTGAGCTGTAGCATTATCTAAGGCTTTATACTCAGCCTCAGTACTAGATCTAGACACAGTAGCCTGTTTCCTGGCACTCCATGACACCAGGTTTGGTCCAACAAAGATAGCAAAACCACTTGTTGACCGCCCATCATCAACATCACCTGCCCAATCTGCTTCAGAAAATCCACTAAGAAGAGTGGAGGATGATGGTTTAAATGTAATACCAAGTTTTGCAGTCTCCTTGACATATCTAAGAATACGTTTTGCGTACTGTCCAATGATCTGTAGttggagcatgaagatactgacaaatCTTGTTGACTGAGAAAGCCAAATTAGGACGTGTGAGTGTCAAATATGGTAGAGCTCCAACAATACTCCTAAACTGTGTGTAGTCTTCAGAGCCAAGAGGAGTACCACTTGCAAAAGACAGTTGTTCAGAAGTAGACAAAGGTGTAGGAGCTGACTTACATTGACTCATACCGACTTTTGCAAGCAATTCCAAAGCATATTTCTCTTGTGTCAAAAGCAAAACATTGTTTACCCTTTTTACTTCAATACCAAGAAAGAAGTGTAGATCACCTAGATCCTTTATTGCAAAGTTCACATTCAAGTCTCTAAGAAGAGCAGATATAGCATAACTGGAAGAGCTTATCACTATGATgtcatgtcaacacccggatttttaagtccagatgcctattatgccgtacatcgcaatcccaggaatattgtttttgcgagacataatagattgatatcacaaaacatcattcattacataccataatcgtcttacaaatagaggatcacatgatccagtcttacaacatatgggatctagagatccattaCAAAACAtgtagcggaagaaacgtagtagcagttgcggtccatctgtttcacaggcaactgttgacatcaggagtggtcctagttatcgtagacgtcctgctgtccatcttcattGTACTGgttctcttcttcatagtctggccatttgaatagccagggacaaagccatgagtactttaaagtactcgcaaactaatattaatgtaagtactatcaactatggtaagagggtgctaagctctaggttcatttgcataaagccagttttatttcataagcactttagtaataagagattcttcatttgcctaacttaactcaagtgggaacattagtgtcatttccaCAACTCTGTTCTGATTcatgtcaaattcacctttcaagttcaagtcacaattcaccagtcacatgtagcattttcgaaaaattctgatgacggaacagtttggcctttccaaccgtccttaaccgtggacgcggctattcgaatagttttacactctgcagaggttgtacacttgtgccacaacatttgatttcatccgtcaagGAAAGCCTTGAATAATCATACtcggtatgcggatcatcaaccataacctttcacttacatatcctagtataggcacctctccccatgagcttggcctcccagtgaagacaaaccatcagcctgggaactgcacagggcttgggccggacattcacgtcatttcactttcaacggaggcagcctcggcataacccctatgacgcttgtttagagggaacccatactaagacacataaacttccagttaagccctacccataatcaggtattgtgggggtactcaaaaattggaatggtatcgcatctaaacccaaccatcagtttttgtaaagttcaccatgtcattcacaagtcacattcaccttcaaaatctttcaatagaatgactcatcattccagggttttcaaagtcatttcatttcacatgttcccatctagagtagtcaattttagttttagcactagcaactagtcatgaggggtgctaactagcttatagctttctaggctaagggtgatgctcttgtactactccatagctagaccaagtgaatcatgaatcaaaaataatctttgataaaccaaagtcaaaaaattgtaaggtaaaaacttgggataggatcattaagcataaagtagaagatcatggtgccttgctctcgtagagctttgcacttgggtaacttgcaagaatattagctttgcttggttggtgtactgatcaaagtggtcttcttcttcctggaagtagtcctcctcctcctggtactcctcggtactagcgtctaaaaacggatacgaggtaacaatcaccaatcaaagcttaagagctaggctaagcacacaattggttcacacaagctattcatcacaacattattatcatgttggttgactttattttcttcttaagaaaaataatttcctctcattacaaatattgattagggtttctatttagttctttgagaaataacttcctctcattgaatcttgttaagatttaatctcctcaaat includes these proteins:
- the LOC124670512 gene encoding uncharacterized protein LOC124670512 isoform X1; translation: MGSTGTVASIPESPTRKNREEAPGGEPPNGWLRTDGWLQKLVHSLMQIPDKIQNSLKLHLGRFLKTGGGGDVKAQMSSENVRGLCSAASADVRLEKQLQAWRNDPSWTDHPPEIKVTVPQGSLCNLNLRFEAGLPPDVVYNIIIDPENKRVFRNIKKRVAILRNGGDREENLGDMEILLGPQDKKYKLRNLDGVIVYNQDSVYVTISLLIV
- the LOC124670512 gene encoding uncharacterized protein LOC124670512 isoform X2 → MGSTGTVASIPESPTRKNREEAPGGEPPNGWLRTDGWLQKLVHSLMQIPDKIQNSLKLHLGRFLKTGGGGDVKAQMSSENVRGLCSAASADVRLEKQLQAWRNDPSWTDHPPEIKVTVPQGSLCNLNLRFEAGLPPDVVYNIIIDPENKRVFRNIK